In Candidatus Syntrophosphaera sp., the genomic stretch GAAGCCTTGATCGCGGTTGCCAAAGGCTCAAAGCACGAACCCCGCCTGATCCTGATGTCCTATCACGGCAATCCAGAACCCAAGGCCAAAACCATCGGCCTCATCGGCAAAGGACTCACCTACGATAGCGGCGGCTACTGCATCAAAACGCCTCAAGGCATGGTCAACATGAAGAACGACATGGCCGGCGCGGCCGCTGTGATCGGGACCATGGCCGCCATATCGACCCTCAAGCTCCGGGTGAACGTGCTGGGCGTGATCGCGGCTTGCGAAAACATGATCTCCGGCGAAGCCTACCGGGCCGGAGACATCATCCGCAGCATGGCCGGCAAAACCATCGAGGTCATCAACACCGACGCCGAGGGCCGACTGACCCTGATCGACGCCATCCATTATGCCATCAACCGCGGCCACGTGAACAAAGTGATCGACATCGCCACCCTCACCGGAGCGGCCGTCGGGGCCTTGGGTAACCAGATCACAACCGTGCTCACCAATAACGATTCCCTGCTGGAAAAGCTGCAACTCGCATCAGAATTGACCGGAGAGAGGATCTGGCAACTCCCTGCCCACGAAGGCTACAAGGAACTGCTCAAATCCGAGATCGCCGACCTGAAGAACACCGGGGGTCCCTTTGCCGGAGCGATCACGGCGGGCCTGTTCCTGCAGGAATTTGTGGAAGGCAAGCCCTGGCTCCATCTGGATATCGCCGGAACCGCTCTGAAAGACAAGGAAAGCGGGATTAACGCCTATGGCGCGACCGGGGTCGGCGTGCGGTTGCTTACCCAACTCCTGCGCGAAATGGAATAGCCAGATGCACCGCTTGATAATAGTGATACTTGTTCTGGGGCTGCTGCTGTCCCTATTTGCCTGCGGAAAGAAAGCTGGCGAGGACAAAAAGCTGATCGTGGTCTCGATCCATCCCTACGAGTTGCTCGTCAGGCAGATCGTGGGCCAGGATATCAGGGTGCAAACCCTCATCCCGGCAAACGCTTCGCCTCATACTTTCAGTCCCAAGCCCAGGGAACTCAAAGAGCTACAGTCAGCCGAACTGGTGCTGGTTAACGGGTATGGCCTGGAAACCAATCTGCGCCAGGCTTTGGAATCGGTCGAGGACAAGCTCCTGCGGGTGGAGGACATGCTCAGGACCCCGCCCGGGCAAGCCGATGCTGAGCTGAATCCACACGTCT encodes the following:
- a CDS encoding leucyl aminopeptidase, whose amino-acid sequence is MKIDLLRKPTEHMDTVIVMHGDKGDFHSVESLPEYIKNAIAVVVKQDDYAFDYDSVKNFSIIHQKHRCNIILCGVGNTHELDGEKLRHLFARVIRSAMKLGSKEVFLFPGFTNPVGEVNFGHILAEAALLVDYKFDKYLSADKNQGLQSLHLALNVKSTRHVNRGILEGRIYAEATNLARDLVNEPANVIYPETLADAAKKAALQYGFSIEVFGQDKLKRIKMEALIAVAKGSKHEPRLILMSYHGNPEPKAKTIGLIGKGLTYDSGGYCIKTPQGMVNMKNDMAGAAAVIGTMAAISTLKLRVNVLGVIAACENMISGEAYRAGDIIRSMAGKTIEVINTDAEGRLTLIDAIHYAINRGHVNKVIDIATLTGAAVGALGNQITTVLTNNDSLLEKLQLASELTGERIWQLPAHEGYKELLKSEIADLKNTGGPFAGAITAGLFLQEFVEGKPWLHLDIAGTALKDKESGINAYGATGVGVRLLTQLLREME